The following proteins come from a genomic window of Gynuella sunshinyii YC6258:
- a CDS encoding SMI1/KNR4 family protein: MEILEKLEKKYQIMLPKTYKRWFIEGGQKNDSFIGTDIDEPYLNELNDWAKELLEDSGSEYILPENAFVFAMHQGYQFMYFICDGHDDPEVWYYIEDEPMPVVKWKSFSDFIHESV, translated from the coding sequence GTGGAAATCCTAGAAAAGCTGGAAAAAAAATATCAGATCATGCTGCCAAAGACCTATAAAAGATGGTTTATTGAAGGAGGTCAAAAAAATGATAGCTTTATTGGAACTGACATAGATGAGCCATATTTAAATGAGCTAAATGATTGGGCTAAAGAGTTACTTGAGGACTCAGGTTCAGAATACATATTGCCTGAAAATGCCTTTGTTTTTGCAATGCACCAAGGGTATCAATTTATGTATTTTATATGTGATGGTCATGATGACCCAGAGGTATGGTATTACATAGAAGATGAGCCTATGCCAGTAGTGAAGTGGAAGAGCTTTAGTGATTTTATTCACGAGAGTGTTTGA
- a CDS encoding metal-dependent hydrolase, producing MFIAHMPAGYLVSRLIADKTATTAKESRIILAFGLFASILPDLDLFYFYLVDNRQTLHHSYWTHIPLYWLALFPFAYFATNKWRTPKLTTLTIFANLFVHLMLDTVTGGIHWGYPITNSSYHLITVPSQYSHWTLNFVFHWSFLFEILIISAAAVRLKQQRSALLTVNDHH from the coding sequence ATGTTCATTGCTCATATGCCTGCGGGTTACTTGGTTTCTAGATTGATCGCGGATAAAACAGCAACAACAGCCAAGGAATCTCGCATCATTCTTGCCTTCGGGCTATTTGCCAGCATCCTGCCTGACCTCGATCTCTTTTATTTTTATCTAGTTGATAATCGACAGACATTGCATCATTCATACTGGACACATATCCCTTTATACTGGTTAGCGCTCTTTCCATTTGCTTACTTCGCAACAAATAAATGGCGAACCCCAAAGCTCACCACTCTTACCATTTTTGCCAATCTATTTGTTCATTTGATGCTTGATACTGTTACTGGAGGTATCCATTGGGGATACCCCATTACCAACAGCTCCTACCACCTGATCACCGTGCCAAGCCAGTATTCACACTGGACTTTAAACTTTGTTTTTCATTGGTCATTTCTGTTTGAGATTCTAATTATCAGCGCTGCAGCTGTAAGACTTAAACAACAGCGCTCGGCCCTCCTGACAGTAAACGACCACCACTAA
- a CDS encoding AAA family ATPase yields MRRNWIRWSIVLRLINNLSRSRKTNVSQTLHTDGKIIRQLALSMKIDAPDKQLEKELIQSAYKHVRDRKNLFTLIDEAHLLDMNTLRKLRLLFDKFPPKNNLILFGQPELLHQLVMQVNADLKSRVTYSANLLPLNDFDLEAFIQRELEIVKLGINTFDERAIEIILRHAQGNLRLCCHLCYGSLVEACRENKITVTIRHVNNVLIQPHWRSHEQLREMVREI; encoded by the coding sequence TTGCGAAGGAACTGGATACGCTGGTCCATCGTTTTACGATTAATAAATAATCTCAGCAGGTCAAGGAAGACAAATGTTAGCCAGACGCTGCATACCGATGGCAAGATCATCCGGCAATTGGCCTTATCGATGAAGATCGATGCCCCGGACAAACAGTTGGAAAAAGAACTGATCCAGAGTGCTTACAAACACGTTCGGGATCGGAAAAACCTGTTCACCCTGATTGATGAAGCACACTTATTGGACATGAACACCTTGCGTAAACTGCGTTTATTGTTCGATAAATTTCCGCCCAAAAACAATCTGATCCTGTTCGGTCAGCCGGAACTGTTGCATCAACTGGTGATGCAGGTGAATGCGGATTTGAAAAGCCGGGTCACTTACTCGGCGAACCTGCTGCCATTGAACGATTTTGATCTGGAAGCCTTTATTCAGCGGGAACTGGAGATCGTTAAGCTGGGAATCAATACCTTTGATGAGCGGGCCATTGAGATCATACTGCGTCATGCACAGGGTAATCTGAGACTGTGTTGTCATCTGTGTTATGGCAGTCTGGTCGAAGCCTGTCGGGAAAACAAAATAACGGTGACGATCCGCCATGTGAACAATGTCCTGATTCAGCCGCACTGGCGCAGTCATGAGCAGTTACGGGAGATGGTGAGAGAAATATAG
- a CDS encoding RHS repeat domain-containing protein codes for MLLSKLPSNIANHIGSTVLTFNGDGDITQHLRYEPFGKPIVVYDGSVVSTVLSWSGFTSKQGFTGHEHIYDMDLIHMQGRVYDSTVGRFLQADPVVQAPSQILSYNRYAYVWNNPLAATDPSGFYCQSAGCAAEARNDYKKGVPATENNAKGHRDRHVKIKNELLRSNHLNSNSGNYQPAYLPWQQPQPLNNPIWWGQDEFAASGVEIPAQEGQAALDLISEHKDTIISAARAMGVDPQHVASIIFQEKYHGVWASLKNGPAWAMIAAGTNDASVGLAEMDINTAARLLDVDVSTMSGTTRNQIIGLLANDQSAISLIALNVTSFQTALGRPVTLQEATYGHNAGVAALVRDLPIVQGSPISRRSWGQQSAISDALR; via the coding sequence GTGTTACTGTCCAAACTCCCATCGAACATTGCTAATCATATCGGCTCAACAGTGCTGACTTTTAACGGTGATGGTGATATCACTCAGCACCTGCGTTACGAACCGTTCGGCAAGCCAATCGTAGTATATGATGGCTCGGTTGTCAGTACAGTCTTGTCGTGGAGTGGATTTACCAGCAAACAGGGCTTTACGGGCCATGAGCATATATACGATATGGATCTGATCCACATGCAGGGCCGAGTATATGATTCTACTGTTGGACGATTCCTGCAGGCCGATCCGGTAGTTCAGGCACCCAGCCAAATATTGAGCTATAACCGCTATGCATATGTCTGGAACAATCCGTTGGCGGCGACGGACCCGAGTGGGTTTTATTGTCAGAGTGCGGGTTGTGCGGCCGAGGCACGGAATGATTATAAGAAAGGTGTACCTGCGACGGAGAATAATGCGAAGGGGCATCGGGATCGGCATGTGAAGATTAAGAATGAATTGCTCCGAAGTAATCATCTGAATTCTAATTCAGGTAATTATCAGCCTGCATATTTGCCGTGGCAGCAGCCGCAGCCGCTAAACAACCCTATTTGGTGGGGACAGGATGAGTTTGCAGCAAGTGGCGTAGAGATTCCTGCACAAGAGGGGCAGGCTGCTCTTGATTTGATTAGTGAGCATAAAGATACAATTATAAGTGCTGCTAGGGCGATGGGAGTAGATCCCCAGCATGTGGCTAGCATCATATTTCAGGAAAAGTACCACGGTGTTTGGGCTAGCTTAAAAAATGGGCCTGCGTGGGCAATGATTGCAGCAGGGACTAATGATGCCAGTGTCGGTTTAGCGGAAATGGATATAAATACTGCGGCTCGTCTTTTGGATGTGGATGTGTCCACAATGAGTGGAACCACAAGAAATCAAATAATAGGGCTTCTAGCAAATGATCAGTCTGCTATATCTCTAATTGCGCTAAATGTTACTAGTTTTCAAACAGCGCTTGGCCGGCCAGTTACTCTACAGGAAGCAACTTATGGGCATAATGCAGGGGTAGCTGCTTTGGTTAGAGATTTACCGATCGTTCAAGGCTCTCCAATTTCTAGGCGGTCATGGGGGCAACAGAGCGCAATTTCGGATGCCTTAAGGTGA
- a CDS encoding RHS repeat-associated core domain-containing protein, whose translation MTDTEGNVTTYGYDNAGNKTRQTDAEGRETTWTYDSQGRITSRTLPMGQQERFTYDLNGNMATHTDFNGQETRYNYDENNQLTRIEYADDEIETFSYDVLGNRTSATDSQGTTKYQYDSQSRLIQETQPNGAVLSYQYDANGNKTRFSVTRNGLTDITRYGYDQLNRLESITTNDGTTTYGYDDVGNRTSLSYPNGTSQVYSYDSLNRLTELKTYNGNGTLVEQYSYTLDKTGRRIKIEELDGRSTEYSYDTLYRLTGETITDAVNGDYTATYQYDKVGNRTYETVDGVQTAYTYDDNDRLLQSGGISYTYDDNGNTISQSEDGITTTYQYNAKNELISVNKDDGSTSASYQYNIDGIRNRKTESGNTTEYVVDSNQAYAQVIQEIINGSTQVSYAYGDDLISQSRSGGTSFYHTDGLGSTRSLSDSNGDITDTYDYEAFGELLNQTGDTENSYLYTGEQFDGTLQQYYLRARYYDQNIGRFGTLDSYQGNDSNPITLHKYLYGNADPAMNVDPTGNFSLGSMMAGINVAANLSMRAYGAYSAFDSAFNFATGQEEVSAKAIGMTVLMSLGGAKVAKLFGKKLMKKAGCDKANSKNLFCDFITPPTQRIAKYRKIFGIKKSQNIAFADYITSSGLGSVVAHSGKKSRPGTLGMPVNRRYQTGFVKFPRAYDSEVKIYEHLGAKFKPSTIGIVHLGSERLICTSCGRVGSLFRGDFPRVFLWARGGF comes from the coding sequence GTGACTGATACTGAAGGCAACGTGACGACCTACGGTTATGACAACGCCGGCAACAAAACCCGCCAGACCGATGCCGAGGGTCGGGAAACCACCTGGACGTATGACAGTCAGGGCCGGATAACCAGTCGTACATTACCGATGGGTCAACAGGAACGCTTTACCTACGACCTCAACGGTAACATGGCCACGCATACCGACTTCAATGGTCAGGAAACCCGCTACAACTATGACGAAAACAACCAGCTGACCCGGATTGAATATGCCGATGATGAGATAGAAACCTTCAGCTACGATGTATTGGGCAATCGCACCAGCGCCACCGACAGCCAAGGCACCACCAAGTATCAATACGACAGCCAGAGCCGGTTGATTCAGGAAACCCAACCGAATGGTGCGGTACTGAGTTATCAATACGACGCCAATGGCAACAAAACCCGGTTCAGCGTGACCCGTAACGGACTGACAGACATCACCCGTTATGGTTATGACCAACTGAACCGACTGGAGAGCATCACCACAAACGATGGCACGACCACGTACGGGTATGACGACGTCGGCAACCGTACCAGCCTGAGCTATCCCAATGGCACCAGCCAGGTTTACAGCTATGACAGCCTGAACCGTTTGACTGAGCTGAAAACCTACAATGGCAATGGCACCCTGGTAGAGCAGTACAGCTACACCCTGGATAAAACTGGGCGCAGGATCAAGATAGAAGAGCTGGATGGACGGAGTACTGAGTACAGCTATGACACGTTGTACCGGCTGACAGGAGAAACAATCACGGACGCCGTCAACGGAGATTACACGGCCACTTATCAGTACGACAAAGTCGGTAACCGGACGTATGAGACCGTGGATGGGGTGCAGACCGCCTATACGTATGACGATAATGACCGCCTGCTTCAGAGTGGCGGTATCAGTTATACCTATGATGACAATGGGAACACCATCAGTCAAAGTGAAGACGGCATTACCACGACTTACCAGTACAACGCGAAGAATGAACTCATAAGCGTCAACAAGGATGACGGCTCAACCTCAGCCAGTTACCAATACAACATTGATGGTATCCGCAATCGAAAAACAGAAAGCGGAAATACCACGGAATATGTTGTAGACAGCAACCAGGCGTATGCTCAGGTGATCCAGGAAATCATCAATGGCAGTACCCAGGTCAGTTATGCCTATGGGGATGACTTAATCAGTCAGAGCCGGAGTGGTGGTACCTCGTTCTATCATACAGACGGGTTAGGCTCTACACGGTCACTGAGTGACAGCAATGGGGACATAACGGATACCTACGACTATGAAGCGTTCGGAGAGTTGCTGAATCAAACAGGTGATACTGAAAACAGCTACCTTTATACGGGGGAGCAGTTCGACGGGACATTACAGCAGTATTATTTAAGGGCGAGGTATTACGACCAGAATATTGGTCGGTTCGGCACATTGGATTCCTATCAAGGGAACGACTCCAATCCCATTACTTTGCACAAATATCTATATGGCAATGCTGATCCGGCAATGAACGTTGATCCAACTGGAAACTTTAGTTTGGGATCAATGATGGCAGGTATTAATGTAGCGGCAAATCTTAGCATGCGAGCTTATGGTGCTTACTCTGCATTTGATTCTGCTTTCAATTTTGCTACTGGCCAAGAAGAGGTCTCAGCAAAAGCAATAGGCATGACCGTATTAATGAGTCTTGGTGGCGCTAAAGTAGCGAAGCTTTTTGGCAAAAAATTAATGAAGAAGGCAGGTTGTGACAAAGCAAACTCGAAAAACTTGTTTTGTGACTTTATAACCCCCCCCACACAACGTATAGCAAAATACCGGAAAATTTTTGGTATTAAGAAAAGCCAAAATATTGCCTTTGCTGACTATATAACATCTAGCGGTCTTGGTAGCGTAGTTGCCCATAGTGGTAAAAAATCGAGACCAGGCACGTTGGGAATGCCCGTAAATCGGAGATATCAAACAGGCTTTGTTAAATTTCCTCGGGCGTATGACTCTGAGGTGAAGATATATGAACATTTAGGGGCTAAGTTTAAACCGTCTACTATTGGTATTGTTCATTTAGGCTCTGAACGTCTTATTTGTACGTCATGCGGTCGAGTAGGAAGCTTGTTTAGAGGAGATTTTCCACGGGTTTTCTTGTGGGCAAGAGGAGGATTTTAA
- a CDS encoding ankyrin repeat domain-containing protein, with translation MSHLKKTLSLVLLSVLITTAGIYLKTASDNMPNLLTALHSPLKPIAFRLHLLLGADSDEQTSHGQTALMEASSLCSLKYVKLLLKAGSNPNIKNVHGETAIMQIGFNGSGDSYLIANELIMAGADLNAVSDNGMTALVNATKLGDVRLIKLIKEALSEESTVSDP, from the coding sequence ATGAGTCATCTAAAGAAGACGCTGTCACTTGTATTGCTGTCAGTGTTAATAACGACTGCAGGTATTTATCTAAAAACAGCGAGCGACAATATGCCTAATTTATTAACTGCACTGCATAGCCCGCTTAAACCTATAGCTTTTAGGCTGCATCTACTTTTGGGGGCAGATTCTGATGAGCAGACCTCTCATGGACAAACAGCCCTTATGGAAGCAAGCTCGTTGTGTTCCTTGAAATATGTAAAGCTTCTGCTTAAAGCTGGATCGAACCCAAATATTAAAAATGTGCATGGTGAGACAGCTATCATGCAAATCGGTTTTAATGGTTCTGGAGATTCCTATTTAATTGCAAATGAATTAATTATGGCTGGAGCTGATTTGAATGCTGTGTCCGATAATGGAATGACAGCATTGGTAAATGCAACAAAACTAGGTGATGTGCGTTTGATAAAGCTGATAAAGGAAGCTTTATCTGAAGAATCTACCGTAAGCGATCCATAA